TGTTGTATAATATGAGGCAATATCCTGTGGCAGActatgtttctttctttttatagaTATTCTTTCTAAGTTTTTGGGAAATAAAGTTTCTTTCCTTCAactttttaagttaattgatcCTTCAAGAAATGACATGCTCAATATTTTTATCCTAGTTTATTGTTAAAGCTTTTGTATATGATTATGCCATGGGATATAGTTATCAGTAATGAGCAAGGGTTTGTTGATGATTCATGAAAATGGGCATGCTATATAGGCTGTGGTGGGAAAATCAAAGCCCTtataaattcttataattttaataatggaCAAATAGGGAAATGTTGGTGGTCCTACGCTCAGGTTAAAATAAAGACAACTTTCAAGTGTACCTAAGATTCTTCACccaattttgggaaaatttgtTCTCTTTTCAAGTGAGACCTGAAGTCGTGCCGTAACCTTAACCATTGAACCCCAAGCAATAAGGGCATAACAAAATGCATAGCCGAAAACAGCTAAAGCTCTTGTAACTCCATAGGGGTACCAAGGACATGCCATCACCAAAAGTGACCCCAGAGCCCCTATCAAAGGAACCAAAATTGGAACCACTGGCAGcataaatgaattaattgcTACAGATGAAAGAGTAACCGAGCCAAGGAAATACAATGTCCACCCTACTAATGGATGAATTGTACGAGGAATGATGGCGAAGGGAACTATATAGGCTGCAATAATTGACCATATTGCTATAAACTTCAGGCCTGTTTGCATCAAAGATGAGCTTTTATCTGTATTCCGGTAACACAGCTTGGAGATGCTGGGGCGAGCTAGACGTGTCATCGTGATGATTCCGAGAAAGATTACCGATGGGATCATCACAATGGGCATTTCAGCTGCATATCTGTATCGTACAAGATCATGAAACTCAAAGCAATCGTTCGATGGCTGTATAGGCTTTATTTATCTATCAGTGTTTCACTAGTTTTACATATTATCTTACCCTAGAGTTTGACGACGATTTTCATGCCTAAGGAAAGGACAGGCCAAGACCACCAATACCATGGCTTCAACCATGGAGCACCAGGAAAAGTGATCACACTGTTAGGTCCACATGGTACTCTCCAACCAAGTTTAAGATCTGGatatcattaaaaatgaaaatcacCGATATCATTTGAGGTTAGATTTGTAGCTCAAGTCAAAGCATTATAGATTAGACCATCACTATTTTAGTCACAGTAATAGGAGGCATCCATTTGATAGCCCATGGGAAGTCTGTAGTGCCCATCTAAGGTGGGGATAGAACTTTGGCTGGTCCAGCAAGTCAGGGAAGTAGGCACCAGTAAACCCCTGGTCTGCACCATCAGGGTTTGCTTTACCAGTTTCCAGTTGATGAATCATGTCTTTGAATACCTCCAACGATGGCTGCACATGAAATACTTTTTAGAACCCAAAGCTGCTTTTATGGaatttagttgaaaatttaaattactacCTGCAACACAAAGAGGCCAGTATGAAAGATGCCGGGGTTAATGAAGACAGCACAAAACTGGCCACATTGGAACAACTCATCAGTTTTGTGGAGGAAGAGATTGTCAGCATCTAGCATGACAACTCCGTCATAGTCCACTAATCTCCATGCATATAATTTGTTCAGTGTTAACTTGAATCTCTGTTGACCCTTGTAAGGGTTATTAACGTTCTCCACTCTCAGCACCTTTGccccatcttcttcttctctacAGAAACACAACAAAAACAGAACCTGTAATCaactttttttcattataataaGGAACAGTGTTTGAACTAAATATGTTGTTCTATTATTTGAACTAAACATGTTGTTGAAAAATAGACAAGTAAGAAGCAAAAAATTAGGCAGAGTTACAGAGCACGAAGCCAGCGGAGGGGAGCGTCAAGGGAGGCAATGACGATGAGATCAGCGTCCACTTGGAGCCTATTAAGCGATCTGATCAACACACGTGTTGCCACGTAGAACTCATAGTCTCTGGGTGTCCCCATGTACACCGTTGCATAAGCGTTACGGTgctccttattcttatgtttcaGATTAACCCCATAGAAGGCCGTGGCCTGCACCACCCCCACCATCACTACCATCACTCTCATTAATCCAACCACCTCTT
The Gossypium raimondii isolate GPD5lz chromosome 8, ASM2569854v1, whole genome shotgun sequence DNA segment above includes these coding regions:
- the LOC105792073 gene encoding LOW QUALITY PROTEIN: putative glucuronosyltransferase PGSIP8 (The sequence of the model RefSeq protein was modified relative to this genomic sequence to represent the inferred CDS: inserted 3 bases in 2 codons); translated protein: MRVMVVMVGVVQATAFYGVNLKHKNKEHRNAYATVYMGTPRDYEFYVATRVLIRSLNRLQVDADLIVIASLDAPLRWLRALEEEDGAKVLRVENVNNPYKGQQRFKLTLNKLYAWRLVDYDGVVMLDADNLFLHKTDELFQCGQFCAVFINPGIFHTGLFVLQPSLEVFKDMIHQLETGKANPDGADQGFTGAYFPDLLDQPKFYPXTLDGHYRLPMGYQMDASYYYLKLGWRVPCGPNSVITFPGAPWLKPWYWWSWPVLSLXHENRRQTLGYAAEMPIVMIPSVIFLGIITMTRLARPSISKLCYRNTDKSSSLMQTGLKFIAIWSIIAAYIVPFAIIPRTIHPLVGWTLYFLGSVTLSSVAINSFMLPVVPILVPLIGALGSLLVMACPWYPYGVTRALAVFGYAFCYALIAWGSMVKVTARLQVSLEKRTNFPKIG